The region GCACAGCAGCGGAAACGGATAGTCGAACTTCTTCGCAAACGCGTCGTTCTCTTCGGGGGTGTCGAACGAGATGCCCCAGATCTCCGCGTTCTTCTTCTGGAACTCCGGATAGAGGTCGCGGAACCCGCAACCCTCGAGCGTTCAACCGGGGGTGTCGGCCTTGGGGTAGAACCAGAGGACGATCGTCTTTCCCCGCTGGTCGGAGAGTTTCACCGTCTCTCCCCGGTGGGTCTTCACGGCGAAATCGGGCGCCGGATCGCCGGCTTTCAGCATCTTCGTCTCCCCTTTCCTGCGGAGCAGGTCCCGGACCGCGAGCCGGAAGACCCTAAGCGTCAGGGACGGTTTCATGGTCTTCGGGACGGTTCCAGTTCTCGAAGCTTTCCGGGCCGCCCCATCGGCGCCAGAAGGTCTCGTCCCGGACCGCTCCCCCGCATTCTGCCACAAGCTCCCGAATGGCGAGGCGTCCCGCCGCGATCCGCGCGTCGAGCTCCGGGAGGATCGACGGGGCATACGCCGCGCAGAGCGCCTGGATCCTCCCTTCGGCCGACGGGACTACGCACGGCAGCGCCTTCTCGACGAGCTCGCGCGCGAGCGCGGCCGCGAGCGCGGGCGGAAAGCGCGGCAGGTCGACCGCCAGCACGAACACGGGGCCGCCGAGCTCGGCGAGCGCGGCGCGGATCCCGAAGATCGGCGCGAACTCCGTCTCGGGGTCGGTCACGACGCGCAATCCTTCCGCCGAGAAGCGGTCACGGGTCTTGGCGGAGACGACGACCTCGTCGAAGACGGCGGAGAGCCGGCCGGCCTGGAACAGGACGAGCGGCCGCCCCTCGACGGGAATCCACGCCTTGTCGCGCCCC is a window of Thermoanaerobaculia bacterium DNA encoding:
- a CDS encoding peroxiredoxin, giving the protein MKPSLTLRVFRLAVRDLLRRKGETKMLKAGDPAPDFAVKTHRGETVKLSDQRGKTIVLWFYPKADTPGUTLEGCGFRDLYPEFQKKNAEIWGISFDTPEENDAFAKKFDYPFPLLCDMDRKIGLTYGAADSPQAGFAKRITYVIGPDGTIVQAWPQVEPKSHPRAILDSL
- a CDS encoding molybdenum cofactor guanylyltransferase, which gives rise to MTGVILAGGRSRRMGRDKAWIPVEGRPLVLFQAGRLSAVFDEVVVSAKTRDRFSAEGLRVVTDPETEFAPIFGIRAALAELGGPVFVLAVDLPRFPPALAAALARELVEKALPCVVPSAEGRIQALCAAYAPSILPELDARIAAGRLAIRELVAECGGAVRDETFWRRWGGPESFENWNRPEDHETVPDA